Sequence from the Prunus persica cultivar Lovell chromosome G5, Prunus_persica_NCBIv2, whole genome shotgun sequence genome:
AATGAGCTCAGCTCTAGAAAACTCAGTCCGGTTTCCTTTTGATCGATTGACTGTTGCCTACAGTATGAGAGAGAATATTTTTTATGACGAAAAGTAAGATGTATCTTCTACAATTATAAGCAAACAGCGGGACTATATTCTTTAAGTCAGCATACAGAAACTAGACAGGCAAGGTGAACTTCAGTTTCAATAATGATTTGGATGCAAATGAAGAGTACGAGCTTCATCAAAAGGAAATGACATGAAGATGAGCAGCCTTAGCTGAGAATTAAGTGGAGCCATATGTATTTTGGCAGCCTTTAAAGGCCACGATATATAGCATACGAATGCACTGCATGCTTACATATACTGGTGGTTTGGTTTCTCTGGCTGGAGATTATAACCGAAAATAAGATACAACATTCATGTAATAATCCAAGGTCATGAAGGGGAATGAAGTTCATACCTGTAAAACTTGACAGTTATCAAGCGTACTTTGTCCTCCCTGAAATGTGAAAGATAAaacaatcaaatcaagccTCCAAAAACAATACAGGGGCCACGGGCCTGggggaaacaaaataaagaaataaatgttCAGCAGTCAAGATTTATATTGGATTGGGATGACACATAAGCCCACTTCCTGAACTCCTTTTTGGTTTACTGTTCCTCTCCAAGCAAAATCAGCACAATAGGCATGACAGAACACATTCAAGTTGGTTATTAAACTTTGTCACATATCTGCCACAACATGCCTAGCAGAATGAGCTTCTTCCTAAAACATGCTAAGTAGCTCTCCTCTTTGGAAACTGATGCCTTGGCCAGTGCATATTATATCCAGGCTTATGTTTCCAGTGCCCTATCAATCCAGTCATTTGGATTTACCTGAGCCTAACATGTGCCAAATTGGTAAACAATTCACAGGATCATCAAACCTGTATTACAGTCAAGTATAAATGCTCAGACAAAAGGTATTGTACCTCACGGTTGAAAGGCCTAGACAGTCCTTTACCTATATCTGTATCACCATGATTAACCATATTCTATCAGAATCtggtttaaattaaaaaaaaaaatcccacaaCACTATTGCATGCCATCTCCAAGCTTCCATTCTCTAGGTCTATGGTCACAATCAAATGTGGCATTTGCCACCTCATTGTAGTCCCGATCAATTAACTGCTATAACAAGACTCTAGTTTACCTTCTATGCCTTTTGCACCATAGGTAAGCTGAGTTCTTTACCTAATCTTATCCTAATGTCTCTCACCTCCAGTAAAAATGTGTTTATGTTGTATGCAAGTGCATATTTAGGCTAATCGAAGCAAATCCCTGATTTTTCCAACCAATAAATCAGCCATAAAGTCCATAACGTCCACAAACAACTACTGGTTTCACATAACCATGCTTGATGATGGCAACTAACATTATAAACAATGGCACATCACATAGCCAAAAAAGAACTCAGCTTTTAAGTATTACTAGATGGATGGAATTCAAAGCATTTCCAAAAATGCGTCGCTTTTTATACAGAATGCTACCAACAGAAATAATCCGATTCCATGGGAAAGTcaccaaacaaaaaaggaaagataTATACCAAATGCATCCTAAACGGAGCCTTAATAGCCAAAACCATAATGAACCAAATTCACAAAACTCCAAGCACAAATCAAagaatcaatgccaacaaacgtacaaaaaatcataaaaatggtgaatttgagagagaacGAGGAATTACCTTAGAGTAAGGCACGATGTGATCATAATCATGACAGAGGCAACCTGGGCAACCGACGAGCTTCCGGAACACGGTGTTTCCAAGAGAGTCTCGACGCCACCGGTCTGGGTCTCGACCTCTGATCTTCTCGGCCTTTTCCCAGCATTGCTGCTTCACATTGTACGGAAAGATTCGTGGGTTGGTGTTAGAAGAAGTCGCGAGCTCTTGAAGCTCTTCCAAGTCTCGATTGAGAAGAGAGACCGGCGATGTGAGCCGGGAGGCGCGAGACTTGGGCGAGCTGCTTCGTTCGAAGCCGGAGGAGGGCGCTGCTGTTCGGTCCCTGAGCGGAGACGAAGGGCGGCTCCGCCTCTTTGGTTCTTTGCTTGGTCTCATCTTTTCTCGTCAGCTTCTCTCTCGCTCGGCCAATCGAATGGTAGAATGGATATCTGGTTCTGGAGACGAATTTTGGATCGTTGGATGTAGAAAGGataagaaaattcagtgaaAAGGCAATAATACCCTCAATCCCTGAGAATAGAAGCAAGCAACCCCTTCTCCTCTGCGGCAAGTGCAACATCACACGCCATGTCTCTTGTAAGCGCCTATCTTTTTCTAAAGTAGCAATCTTTCACTCTATAATTCTCTCTTGATCCCTCCAAATGTGCTATGGTTTTCTGGGGCATGGTTGGGATTCAATTTCATGCTTAAACATCCATACTTTTTTTAGTCTTAACAGCTCTGTTTTTGGTTGGTGGCAGAGAAATCCaatggaaacaaaaacaatgttTATGACCCAGAAATTAGTCATCTACTCTGAAGTGTTACcaaatttcaagtttcaaacTTTCAAGTGTTATTAAGTTTATTGCCTTGATCTGTCATGAATTACCTTTTATTGCTTTCATGTGAGAGTCGTGAATGATTGTTGTGATTTCCAGACCATCTGTGTTATGTTGGATAGTTTGTACAGAAAgatatgattttgattttgacacTTGTTACAGAAACTGAGTTGGACTAGGAACACTGACCATTGTGATACACATGGATATTAAGGAAGGGTAATCAAATGTGAAGAAATTAGTAACAGGAAAGAGGCACGAAATCCGTATGTGCCTTCGGTTGTTTTCTCGAGTCTTCCCTGGGTAGAAGACTTGGAGAATAATGAATAGTTTTGCTTTCACACTGAAACTTCGCTGCAATTTGACTCTCTCACTTTCTTTATACATATGAAACATGACCTGGAAATTTCCATGTGATGAGGACGTTGATACTGAATAAATTAACAATGCAGACGAAGTAAGTCACCaactcttttgatggaaacaAGGATGGcattggattgaattttccTCATCTTTTACACAATGACTTGACAGGAACTCTCGTGGCTGCTACTTCTATATATTATGAACCGAAGTGTGGTTTCCACTCACAAGTCTCAAGACTCTTAACCTCCTAATTAAACAATATTAAGcactctctctgctctctagctactttgtttttgtgtttttttttttggcaccaaatatggagaaaacagTGAGTGAAGCATTTGGCTGCCAAGCCATTTCAGTTGTTCTCATACTCCTTATCATTCTTAACTTGCTCCTTATCCTACACTTGCTCTCCAGTTTCTGGTATGTTCTAGTGCCCTTGTTTTTATGCGTCCTTTGTGATGTGTTGCAAATTATTGTTTGTTCGGAGAGCAGCAAGGGCAAGaccatccaaaaaagaagttGCATTGCCAAGAAACAAGAAGTTAATTGCCttcatgaaaatgaaaatgaaaatgatgtaGATGACAAGAAACAGCTGTGTACTGGAGAACTTGGACAGATGATGGAGAAACTAGGAACATTATTTGATGCAGATGGTGGTGAAGTAGTTGAGGGGAGACTTGGGTCAAAGGAGATTGCTGACTTGTTTGAGGAGGAACCAAGCCTGGAGGAAGTAAAAGAAGCTTTTCATGTGTTTGATGAGAATAAGGACGGGTTCATTGATGCAGGGGAGATAAACAAGGTTCTCTGTGCATTGGGTTTTGTTGGAGCTTCAGAAGTGGAATGCAAAAGAATGATCAAAGCCTTCGATCATAACGGAGATGGACAAATAGATTTCAATGAATTTGTTCAACTCATGGAGAAGAGCTTCTGCTGAGCACAGCATAAAATCCTCAACTATAGACCAGAGAAATATCTCTTCTATTATATTACCACCCTTTCATTAGTATTAGATAGTGATCTCGAATCAACATTTGGGAAAAAATGGCTTAGGCCAGTGAcacctttctttctttctttctttctttcttctttttttctttccccttcTGCTTCCAATGTTTCAAAATCAACTAGACTACTTCTGTCATGACCCTGCAAACATTTGAAAACTGGTGAAATTGGAAACAAGTATCTTTCCAAAAGCGTTGACCAAGAAAGATGAAGCCATCAAATGTCAATAAGTTTACAACAAGATACATAAAATTAGATTCAACTTGCTCAGAAGGCAAACTTATAAATGTTATCATAAATCAGTTATATGAGAGACAACTACGTACTTTCTAATTGACCAAGCTTCTTACACTAATTTCGCCATCGTTCTGAGAATTTTATCATCTGCAGCTTTtcagaaaatatttataagCCTATAAACATAACTCAATCAAAAGATAGATAGCTTAACAATAAGGGCATGTTTACTAACCTAGAATCGGGATAAAGAGGAATCGGAGTATTCAGAAATTGGGTTAACATAACACAATAAGTTTGTTTAAGTCTGCATCTCTCTCTGCTGTTCTATAGTGCTAAACCATATTTCAGTTTTATGAGTAATATTACTTGCAGCAACAAAAAACTTAAAGCCCTGCCCTTGATTATAATATTCCAAGGCACAAGGAGTTGAGTACAAGCATTAAACTTAACATTGTTTTATACAATCACCAAGTTAAgaaagagtttttttttttgttttttgtttttctatttaaacctcaCACTTCTCTTTATTCACCCCTTATTCGAAGTTCACCCCAACTTttgattcaaaatttcaaaatttcaaagaaaatccCACTTTCTTCCCAAACTACCTTTAAATACACACctagcaaaaaaaataaaaataaaaaactcgtCAACAACCTCACACCCCCACTATTTTGCCCATTACTACTCTAAGTTCACCTCAACCTCACATGGTAAAAACAATGTTGTCAAATGTGTAGcagcattattttattattattattattaggcaAAATTATAGCAATGGTCCCTGGACTAAGTGTAACAtctcacatcgaccaacggaaagggggtgatgtgtcttatatgtacatgcccacctccatctagcaagaggccttttgggagctcattggtttcggagtcatgggaactccgaagctAAGCGaattgggggctagagcaatcccaggatgggtgacccactgggaagttgcttgtgggtacccagaaacaaaatcgtgAGGGTAGAAAGGGGGGGgccccaaagcggacaatatcgttcTACGGCGGAGTCGATCCTAGGATGTGACACTAAGCCCCAACTTTACTTTTCGTCCATCACATTGCTAAATTGTTACCGTGGTACTTTAATTATGTCTCTTGTTTCAGAAACAATCTTTGCCGTCATTTCTGTCAAATTTTTCGTTTAATTTAAGGGCATATTTGTCTTTTCAAGTGATGGATTCAACATATGCATGTCCATATCAGCAACCTCTCAAATTTATGGCGCTAAACTTGAACCCTAATGTCATGTCAGCCATTTCTATTAATATTAAGGCATCTggcgaaaaaacaaaattacagaGGGAGAGGAGAAAAAGGAGATGTCGCAGAGTTATAAGAACCGTAACACATGGACGCTTTGCAATTATGGGGGAGCTATTAAAAGATGGACTTCCTGGACTGATTCCAATCATGGGAGAAGATTTGAGGTTTGTGAGAATAATCGGGTAAGTCACTTTGTCTggaattttgtgttttttggtCCATGGGTTTTAGATCTAACTCTGGATATGGAAAATTCTTCAGAAGAACAGAGGCAAAGGTCATTATTGGGAGTGGGTGGACGAGGAGATATGCCCACGAGGAAAGGAAGTTCTTCCTGGGTTGCTAAGAAGAATGAGAGCTATGGAGTTGGAACTGAATCAAATagaagaagataatgaagGACTGAAAGATAAGCTTAGAGTAATTGAGCAAGAAAATAAGGAATTGACTGCAACAGTTGGAAGACTGGGAAGGCAGAGAATGAAGATGGATGAAAAAATTATGGTGTATCGACATATAGGGAAACTAATGTTTGGGGGGAAGGTGTGGTCTGTTTGTGGCATGGGTTCTTGGTCTCATGGTTGGAATGTTGATGATTAAGATCCtaaatttgtttgaaaaaattcCAGAGAATTTGATGATCAAATAGTGAAATGTGTAATGAGTTTGGTACATTTGTGCCATTTGCATAACTTGAATCCAAATTTGAGTACATTTGTAGtttacccctttttttttagggaGCTAATTTTCCCACTCCtcttttatccacttacactccctttgttaaaaattgtatGTTCCCACTCCTcttttctccacttacactcccttttttgttatagtaaaaactatttaaaaaaataaaatggagtgTAAATGGACAAAAggggagtgggaaaatcaccacccttttttttttaatcaaaacaCTCCCAGttaaacgacgtcgtttcatttagaattttttttttaaaacactgCAAtcgaaacgacgtcgtttcattACAATAAACCTAAAAAGAACACACGCGAGTCGTCTTCCTCGCAGAGTCGCAGCCAATTTGCATACTCGCAAAATTTCTTCAGGTTCAGAAGTGTCCAGATCTGGCACGCCTGGCTCCGATGCGCTCGCCGACGGGCGCGAAGGCATGCCTTTAAAAACACTGGTTTGAATGGCTACTCCTCAAACAAGGAACTTTGGGCTTCCATTCATGAACCTTATCAGATTAAAAGGAATTCCTATCCTGCAGCAGCTTCATTTAGAGGAGCAATTGCTTCGAACCTCGTCT
This genomic interval carries:
- the LOC109949297 gene encoding uncharacterized protein LOC109949297, translated to MSQSYKNRNTWTLCNYGGAIKRWTSWTDSNHGRRFEVCENNRKNRGKGHYWEWVDEEICPRGKEVLPGLLRRMRAMELELNQIEEDNEGLKDKLRVIEQENKELTATVGRLGRQRMKMDEKIMVYRHIGKLMFGGKVWSVCGMGSWSHGWNVDD
- the LOC18775984 gene encoding uncharacterized protein LOC18775984, producing the protein MRPSKEPKRRSRPSSPLRDRTAAPSSGFERSSSPKSRASRLTSPVSLLNRDLEELQELATSSNTNPRIFPYNVKQQCWEKAEKIRGRDPDRWRRDSLGNTVFRKLVGCPGCLCHDYDHIVPYSKGGQSTLDNCQVLQATVNRSKGNRTEFSRAELIQKSSYCRVSGRDMDLIELSAYGNVRHAPNSGGCRIQ
- the LOC18776917 gene encoding probable calcium-binding protein CML45; this translates as MEKTVSEAFGCQAISVVLILLIILNLLLILHLLSSFWYVLVPLFLCVLCDVLQIIVCSESSKGKTIQKRSCIAKKQEVNCLHENENENDVDDKKQLCTGELGQMMEKLGTLFDADGGEVVEGRLGSKEIADLFEEEPSLEEVKEAFHVFDENKDGFIDAGEINKVLCALGFVGASEVECKRMIKAFDHNGDGQIDFNEFVQLMEKSFC